The following are from one region of the Senegalia massiliensis genome:
- a CDS encoding serine hydrolase, whose amino-acid sequence MIDLESIINEDKLKYSLYVEDLKTNKIIFDINSDAEVTSASMIKIFIMAEAYSQISKDEFMSQKIVNIDRDNIVGGSLIKNLSNYCYSIKDLIFLMMNLSDNTATNQLVDILRIENINKFINEEGLKNTVINRKMMDFERKKQGFDNITSASDVAHILKKIYYKDLIDTDASVNMMNIMKKQMDNRMMARNIDKSNTKIHHKTGNIPYTNHDAGIVIFKDVEYLFVMLTWDGVDNIYGRKVIGEVSEKIYNDFLKSYGY is encoded by the coding sequence GTGATAGATTTGGAGAGCATTATAAATGAGGATAAATTAAAATATAGTTTATATGTTGAAGATCTAAAAACAAATAAAATTATATTTGATATTAACTCAGATGCAGAAGTCACTTCTGCAAGCATGATAAAGATATTTATAATGGCAGAAGCTTATAGTCAAATATCTAAAGATGAATTTATGAGTCAAAAAATAGTTAATATTGATAGAGATAATATAGTGGGTGGAAGTCTTATAAAAAACTTATCAAATTATTGTTACTCTATAAAAGATCTAATTTTTTTAATGATGAATTTAAGTGATAATACAGCTACAAATCAACTTGTTGATATATTGAGAATTGAAAACATTAATAAGTTTATAAATGAAGAAGGACTTAAAAATACTGTGATTAATAGAAAAATGATGGATTTTGAAAGGAAAAAACAAGGCTTTGATAACATAACATCAGCAAGTGATGTTGCACATATATTAAAGAAAATATATTATAAAGATTTAATTGATACAGATGCATCAGTTAATATGATGAATATAATGAAAAAGCAAATGGATAATAGAATGATGGCTAGAAATATTGATAAGTCTAATACAAAAATTCATCATAAAACTGGAAATATACCATATACAAATCATGATGCTGGGATTGTAATATTTAAAGATGTTGAGTATTTATTTGTTATGTTAACTTGGGACGGAGTAGACAATATATATGGCAGAAAAGTTATAGGAGAAGTATCAGAAAAAATATATAATGATTTTTTAAAAAGCTATGGATATTAA
- a CDS encoding oleate hydratase yields MELKTHDDRLTLTNGSYHALVNARKPKGIKDKKAYLIGTGIGALAAGCFLIRDAHMDGSKITFLEQLDIPGGSLDGEVRQNMDYVARGGREMGHHFEVLWSLFSSLPSTEDPNMTILDHFYYTNYDDPNFSNCRITKNKGERYDNGKFNLGQDLAKELAAFVNITDEELEDKSIEDVFSEELLNTDFWTYWRTMFAFENWHSALEMKLYMNRFIHHVGGLPTLSALQFSRHDQFTSFVKPMVKYLEDHGAKFEYGVNVDNVEFSISDDKKVAKRIVATDKVGKNISIDLTENDLVFITNGSMTEGSGYGDDNTSAPFNKEPEGCWKLWRNIAAQSDEFGRPDKFCTDTEKSNWESCTVTCHDERVPEYIEKITKRSPYGGHTVTGGIVTALDSSWLMSWTINRQEQYYGQPEKDVVVWVYGLFSDVPGDYIKKPMRDCTGKEITKEWLYHIGVPTDNIEELAKSCSAVPVMMPFITSQFMPRAAGDRPYVVPKNSVNFAFLGQFAETLDDPGRDTVFTIEYSGRTAMEAVYVLTGVEKGVPEVFASRYDIRYLLNAGVSLLDGEKPELDLPPMAKRKILKQVAGTDIEKLLKEYGII; encoded by the coding sequence ATGGAATTAAAAACACATGATGATAGACTTACTCTTACAAATGGAAGTTATCATGCTTTAGTAAATGCAAGAAAGCCTAAAGGAATTAAAGATAAAAAAGCTTATTTAATCGGTACAGGAATTGGAGCTTTAGCTGCTGGTTGTTTTTTAATTCGTGATGCTCACATGGATGGCAGCAAGATTACCTTCTTAGAGCAATTAGACATTCCTGGTGGATCTTTGGACGGAGAGGTTCGTCAAAATATGGATTATGTAGCACGTGGAGGACGTGAAATGGGTCACCATTTTGAGGTTTTATGGAGCTTATTTAGTTCATTACCATCTACAGAAGATCCTAATATGACTATTTTAGATCATTTTTATTATACAAACTACGATGATCCAAACTTTAGCAATTGTCGTATTACTAAAAACAAAGGTGAGCGTTACGACAATGGAAAATTTAATTTGGGTCAAGACTTGGCAAAAGAATTAGCTGCTTTTGTAAATATAACAGATGAAGAACTTGAAGATAAATCTATTGAAGATGTTTTTTCAGAAGAACTTTTAAATACTGATTTCTGGACATATTGGAGAACAATGTTTGCTTTTGAAAATTGGCATAGTGCTTTAGAGATGAAATTATATATGAATCGTTTCATTCACCATGTTGGGGGATTACCAACTCTTTCAGCTTTACAATTTTCACGACATGATCAATTCACTTCATTTGTAAAACCTATGGTTAAATATTTAGAGGACCATGGTGCTAAATTTGAATATGGAGTTAATGTTGACAATGTTGAGTTCTCAATCTCAGATGATAAAAAGGTTGCAAAGAGAATAGTTGCAACAGATAAAGTTGGAAAGAATATCTCTATTGATTTAACAGAAAATGACTTAGTATTTATTACTAATGGTTCTATGACTGAAGGTTCGGGATATGGTGATGACAATACGTCTGCACCATTTAATAAAGAGCCAGAAGGATGCTGGAAGCTATGGAGAAACATAGCAGCTCAATCAGATGAATTTGGAAGACCAGATAAATTCTGTACAGATACAGAAAAATCTAATTGGGAGTCTTGTACAGTAACTTGTCATGATGAACGTGTTCCTGAGTACATTGAAAAGATCACAAAACGCTCACCATATGGAGGGCACACTGTAACAGGTGGAATAGTTACAGCTCTCGACTCTTCATGGCTAATGAGCTGGACAATAAACCGTCAAGAACAGTATTATGGACAACCAGAAAAAGACGTTGTTGTTTGGGTATATGGTTTGTTCTCTGATGTTCCTGGAGATTATATTAAAAAACCTATGAGAGATTGTACTGGTAAGGAAATCACAAAAGAATGGTTATATCATATAGGTGTTCCTACAGATAATATTGAAGAATTAGCAAAATCATGTAGTGCAGTTCCTGTTATGATGCCATTTATCACGTCTCAATTTATGCCTCGTGCAGCTGGAGATCGCCCATATGTTGTACCAAAGAATTCAGTGAACTTTGCTTTCCTTGGACAATTTGCTGAAACATTGGATGATCCAGGACGTGATACTGTATTTACTATTGAATATTCAGGACGTACAGCTATGGAAGCAGTATATGTTTTAACTGGAGTTGAAAAAGGAGTTCCAGAGGTATTTGCTTCTAGATATGATATCCGATATTTGTTAAATGCAGGTGTAAGCTTGTTGGATGGAGAAAAACCAGAACTTGATCTACCACCAATGGCTAAACGTAAGATTTTAAAACAAGTAGCAGGAACAGATATTGAAAAGTTATTAAAAGAATATGGAATTATTTAA
- a CDS encoding transposase, translating into MIQSKGVGFISTVTLICEIYDFLVFKNHKHFFAYLSLILL; encoded by the coding sequence TTGATACAATCAAAAGGCGTCGGTTTTATTTCTACTGTTACACTAATATGCGAGATTTATGATTTTTTAGTATTTAAAAATCATAAACATTTTTTTGCATATCTTAGTTTGATCCTTCTGTAA
- a CDS encoding DNA polymerase ligase N-terminal domain-containing protein → MKKDNLKEYKNKRNFNNTTEPTGKRIKKNDELIFVIQKHDATNLHYDFRIQVDGILKSWAIPKGPSTDPRKRRLAMPTEDHPFEYKDFEGVIPKDNYGAGEVIIWDRGTYYNLKENNSPTIKESLENGHLTIFLEGEKLKGGYALIRTSKGKNERWILVKMKDDYADARRNPTSTENKSVISGKTINELKEES, encoded by the coding sequence ATGAAAAAAGATAATTTAAAAGAATATAAAAATAAAAGAAACTTTAATAATACAACTGAACCTACAGGTAAAAGAATTAAAAAAAATGATGAACTTATATTTGTAATCCAAAAACATGATGCAACTAATCTTCACTACGATTTTAGAATTCAAGTTGATGGTATTTTAAAGTCTTGGGCTATTCCTAAAGGTCCTTCAACTGACCCAAGGAAAAGACGACTTGCTATGCCTACAGAAGATCACCCTTTTGAATATAAAGATTTTGAAGGAGTAATACCTAAAGACAACTATGGTGCTGGTGAAGTCATAATATGGGATAGAGGTACTTATTACAATCTTAAAGAAAATAATTCTCCAACAATAAAAGAATCATTGGAGAATGGACATCTAACTATATTTCTAGAAGGAGAGAAACTTAAAGGTGGTTATGCTTTAATTAGAACTTCTAAAGGAAAAAATGAACGTTGGATTTTAGTTAAAATGAAAGATGATTATGCTGATGCCAGAAGAAACCCTACTAGTACTGAAAATAAATCGGTTATATCAGGAAAAACAATAAATGAACTAAAGGAAGAATCATAG
- a CDS encoding family 1 encapsulin nanocompartment shell protein has translation MLKRNLAPISENMWQEIDQRAKEVLSNYLSARKVVNVSGPKGWEYNAISEGRLEPIECEEEVCSGVYKVKPLVESRVEFELNRWEMDNLERGAKDVDLDNLEEAAKKIALFEEKAIFNGFKKGMIEGLKDASSQEKMNFGNSGDDILKSVSQAMIKLNRAFAGKPYVLVVGEEAYQRINANCMGYPLLKRLEDLLGTEIVYSHVVDGAYLLPYNHEDLEMTIGKDLSIGYQNSDNEKVKFFITESFTFRVLDPNIIIEFTL, from the coding sequence ATGTTAAAAAGAAATTTAGCACCTATATCAGAGAATATGTGGCAAGAGATTGATCAAAGAGCAAAAGAAGTACTTTCAAATTATTTATCCGCAAGAAAAGTAGTTAATGTTTCAGGACCAAAAGGTTGGGAGTACAATGCAATTTCAGAAGGACGATTAGAGCCTATTGAATGTGAAGAGGAAGTATGCTCAGGGGTATATAAAGTAAAACCTTTAGTAGAATCTAGAGTAGAGTTTGAGTTAAATAGATGGGAAATGGATAATTTAGAAAGAGGAGCAAAGGATGTAGATTTAGATAATCTTGAAGAAGCTGCTAAAAAAATAGCTTTATTTGAAGAAAAAGCTATTTTTAATGGGTTTAAAAAAGGAATGATAGAAGGTCTTAAGGATGCTTCATCTCAAGAAAAAATGAACTTTGGTAATAGCGGAGATGATATATTAAAATCAGTATCTCAAGCTATGATAAAACTTAATAGAGCATTTGCTGGTAAGCCTTATGTTCTTGTTGTAGGTGAAGAAGCATACCAAAGAATAAACGCAAATTGTATGGGCTATCCATTACTTAAAAGATTAGAAGATTTATTAGGAACAGAAATTGTATATAGTCATGTAGTAGATGGAGCATATTTATTACCATATAATCATGAAGATTTAGAAATGACTATAGGAAAAGATCTGTCTATAGGATATCAAAATAGTGATAATGAAAAAGTTAAATTCTTTATAACAGAATCATTTACATTTAGAGTATTAGATCCTAATATAATTATAGAATTTACTTTATAA
- a CDS encoding potassium-transporting ATPase subunit F, with amino-acid sequence MNFIQVISLITTIALLIYLFFVLIKGEEL; translated from the coding sequence ATGAATTTTATTCAAGTTATTTCTTTAATAACTACAATTGCTTTGCTAATATACTTATTCTTTGTACTGATTAAGGGGGAAGAACTATGA
- a CDS encoding TetR/AcrR family transcriptional regulator, with amino-acid sequence MAQQYTRKMIRDVFIKMLNERSLNKITVKDIVRACGVNRNTFYYYYTDVYAILSEIFQTELQAAIDEYNDTLSWEEGFLVATKFASENRKAIYHVYDSMQREELENYIYNVSGTVMIRYVEKVSDGISASSGDKKLIASFYQCALTEMVLRWIASRMKEDPDTIIRRIGQLFDGNIALSLKRSASLNDV; translated from the coding sequence TTGGCACAGCAATATACCAGAAAAATGATTCGCGATGTATTCATCAAGATGCTTAATGAGCGTTCACTTAATAAAATCACAGTTAAGGATATTGTTAGAGCATGTGGGGTCAATAGAAATACTTTTTATTATTATTACACAGATGTATATGCAATTCTGTCAGAAATCTTCCAAACAGAACTTCAGGCAGCTATTGATGAATATAATGATACACTCTCTTGGGAAGAGGGCTTTCTTGTGGCTACTAAGTTTGCTTCAGAAAATAGAAAGGCAATTTATCATGTATATGATTCCATGCAGAGAGAAGAATTAGAGAACTATATATACAATGTATCAGGAACTGTCATGATCCGATATGTTGAAAAAGTAAGCGATGGTATCTCAGCCTCTTCGGGAGACAAAAAACTGATTGCTTCCTTTTATCAGTGTGCCCTCACTGAAATGGTACTACGCTGGATTGCTTCCAGAATGAAGGAAGACCCTGATACTATCATCAGACGAATCGGGCAGCTTTTTGATGGCAATATTGCCCTATCCCTTAAGAGAAGTGCTAGTTTAAATGATGTCTGA
- a CDS encoding ferritin-like domain-containing protein has product MKDYHEPMELLDEHTRDCVRALNSLREEVEAVDWYHQRVAAATDEQLKAVMAHNRDEEIEHVAMTLEWLRRNMDGWDEELRTYLFTDDPILEVEEKAEAEEDSNTDLGIGKLK; this is encoded by the coding sequence ATGAAGGATTATCATGAGCCAATGGAGTTATTAGATGAGCATACTAGAGATTGTGTTAGAGCATTAAATAGTTTAAGAGAAGAGGTAGAGGCAGTAGATTGGTACCATCAAAGAGTTGCTGCTGCTACAGATGAGCAATTAAAAGCTGTTATGGCACACAATAGAGACGAAGAAATAGAACATGTAGCTATGACATTAGAATGGTTAAGAAGAAATATGGATGGATGGGATGAAGAATTAAGAACTTATTTATTTACTGATGATCCAATTCTTGAAGTAGAAGAAAAAGCTGAAGCTGAAGAAGATAGCAATACTGATTTAGGAATTGGAAAATTAAAATAA
- a CDS encoding FeoA family protein, with translation MNLADVKRGDKFKIINIPDTLVKAKTLRFGISEGTTVECAEKIPGGPIIIKKNLQEIAIGRKLAKKITIDELTTKSAAYKAAIAR, from the coding sequence ATGAATTTAGCTGATGTAAAAAGAGGGGATAAATTTAAAATAATTAATATTCCAGATACATTGGTAAAAGCAAAGACGTTAAGGTTTGGAATTTCAGAAGGAACTACAGTAGAATGTGCTGAAAAAATACCAGGAGGACCTATAATTATCAAGAAGAATTTACAAGAAATTGCTATAGGTAGGAAATTAGCAAAGAAAATTACAATAGATGAATTGACAACAAAATCTGCTGCATATAAAGCAGCTATAGCTAGATAG
- the feoB gene encoding ferrous iron transport protein B yields the protein MDCCNISHQIDIPEGAKKIVLTGNPNVGKSIFFNSFTGVYVDVSNFPGTTLDISSGKYKDDIIIDTPGVYGVSSFNDEEIVARDAIASADVVINVIDAVHLERDLFLTQQVIDMGIPTIIAINMMDEAKKNGLQIDLDILSKELGVPVIPTVAPKGEGLKEVKDSIHLAKVGNSSIKLEKILNDITKNATNRAEAVLIMEGDPHVSTKNNIKDIDYRDQIYMDRRERVNQIIDKVVTETTDSVSFKITLGRLMLRPLTGIPMLIGVLFLLYEFVGVFIAQTVVGITEETIFIETYEPFIRGIVDNFISPSSFIGQVLIGEFGVLTMSVTYTFGLLLPLIIGFYLFLSILEDSGYLPRIAALVDRMLTGLGLNGRAVIPMILGFGCVTMATITTRLLGSKRERIIAVFLLGLAIPCSAQLGVIMGLIAPLGAKYFVLYGLTIFLVYVLAGTILNKILPGESTDLLIDLPPLRLPQISNVLRKTYIKSVSFIKEAGPIFIIGAVIITILQYSGILTTIQDLVAPITTGFLGLPKEAATAFIMGIVRRDFGVAGLNSMSLTPDQILVSLVTITLFVPCIAAMMIMLKERSKFEAVAIWISSWVIAFLTGGALYFILSTFS from the coding sequence ATGGATTGCTGTAATATAAGTCATCAAATAGATATCCCAGAAGGTGCAAAAAAAATTGTACTTACAGGAAATCCAAATGTTGGTAAATCTATATTTTTTAATTCTTTTACAGGGGTATATGTAGATGTATCAAATTTTCCAGGTACTACATTAGATATTAGTTCAGGAAAATATAAAGATGATATTATAATTGACACTCCAGGTGTATATGGAGTATCTTCATTTAATGATGAAGAAATAGTTGCAAGAGATGCTATAGCATCAGCAGATGTAGTTATAAATGTGATAGATGCTGTACATTTAGAAAGAGATTTGTTTTTAACTCAACAAGTTATAGATATGGGAATACCTACTATAATTGCTATAAATATGATGGATGAGGCTAAAAAGAATGGTTTACAAATAGATTTAGATATATTAAGTAAAGAATTGGGAGTACCTGTAATACCGACCGTTGCTCCAAAGGGAGAAGGTCTTAAAGAGGTAAAAGATTCTATTCATCTTGCTAAAGTAGGAAATAGCAGTATAAAATTAGAAAAAATATTAAATGATATAACAAAGAATGCTACTAATAGAGCAGAAGCAGTACTTATAATGGAAGGCGATCCACATGTATCTACTAAAAATAATATTAAAGATATAGACTATAGAGATCAAATCTATATGGATAGACGTGAAAGAGTAAATCAAATAATTGATAAAGTTGTAACTGAAACTACAGATAGTGTAAGTTTTAAAATAACACTTGGTAGACTTATGTTGAGACCACTTACTGGGATACCAATGTTAATAGGTGTATTATTTTTATTATATGAATTTGTAGGAGTATTTATAGCTCAAACAGTTGTAGGAATAACAGAAGAAACTATATTTATAGAAACATATGAACCATTTATAAGAGGTATTGTAGATAATTTTATTTCTCCATCTTCATTTATAGGACAAGTATTAATTGGTGAATTTGGAGTACTTACTATGTCAGTAACATATACTTTTGGTTTATTATTACCTCTTATAATAGGATTTTATTTGTTTTTATCAATACTTGAAGATTCAGGTTATTTACCTAGAATAGCAGCATTGGTTGATAGAATGCTTACGGGACTTGGTTTAAATGGTAGGGCTGTAATTCCTATGATATTAGGTTTTGGATGTGTTACAATGGCTACAATAACAACAAGACTTTTAGGGTCTAAAAGAGAACGTATAATAGCAGTATTTTTATTAGGACTTGCAATACCTTGTTCAGCACAATTAGGTGTTATTATGGGACTTATTGCACCATTAGGTGCTAAATATTTTGTACTATATGGGTTAACTATATTTTTAGTATATGTACTTGCAGGAACTATTTTAAATAAAATATTACCAGGAGAATCTACAGATTTATTGATAGATTTACCACCATTAAGATTGCCACAAATAAGCAATGTATTAAGAAAAACTTATATAAAATCAGTATCTTTTATAAAAGAAGCAGGTCCTATATTTATAATAGGAGCAGTTATTATAACTATTCTTCAATATAGTGGAATACTTACAACTATTCAAGACTTAGTAGCTCCAATAACAACTGGATTCTTAGGATTACCTAAAGAAGCTGCTACAGCATTTATAATGGGAATAGTTAGACGTGATTTTGGAGTAGCAGGTTTGAATTCAATGTCTTTAACTCCAGATCAAATATTGGTGTCATTAGTAACAATTACACTTTTTGTACCTTGTATAGCTGCTATGATGATTATGCTTAAAGAAAGAAGTAAATTTGAAGCTGTAGCTATCTGGATATCAAGCTGGGTAATAGCATTTTTAACAGGAGGAGCATTATACTTTATATTAAGTACTTTTTCTTAG
- the ligD gene encoding non-homologous end-joining DNA ligase gives MKINNKNINIKNENKIIFPKSNISKKDLINYFLKISNYIIPHIENRPLTMHRFPNGINDINFYEKQIPSYFPSWFDRVDIKNKDKGHTIYPLCNNKHSLVYLANQACISQHIWLSKKDSLDYPDKIIFDLDPPENKDFNLVIKAAKDLKTLLDYKKLSAYVMTTGSKGLHIVVPIIQEYDFEETRHFSKNIAKELVEKNSDLYTIEQRKDKRNNKIFIDYLRNSYGQTSIAPYSIRDKDNAPIATPIDWDELDTTLSATKYNISNIFRRLGQKDDPWKNIYKVKNKIK, from the coding sequence ATGAAGATAAATAATAAAAATATTAACATAAAAAATGAAAATAAAATAATATTTCCTAAATCTAATATATCAAAAAAAGATTTAATAAATTATTTTTTAAAAATATCAAATTATATAATACCCCACATAGAAAATAGACCTCTAACTATGCATAGATTTCCTAACGGAATAAATGATATAAATTTTTATGAAAAACAAATACCGTCATATTTTCCAAGCTGGTTTGATAGAGTTGATATTAAGAATAAAGACAAAGGTCATACAATATATCCACTATGTAATAATAAACACTCCTTAGTTTATTTAGCTAATCAGGCTTGTATATCTCAACATATTTGGCTCAGTAAAAAAGATAGTCTTGATTATCCAGATAAAATAATATTTGATTTGGATCCTCCTGAAAATAAAGATTTTAATTTAGTAATAAAAGCTGCTAAAGATTTAAAAACATTATTAGACTATAAGAAACTATCTGCTTATGTAATGACTACAGGTTCAAAAGGTCTCCATATTGTTGTTCCAATTATACAAGAGTATGATTTTGAAGAAACAAGGCATTTTTCTAAAAACATAGCAAAAGAATTAGTTGAAAAAAATAGTGATTTATATACTATTGAGCAAAGAAAAGATAAAAGAAATAATAAAATATTTATTGATTATTTAAGAAACTCATATGGTCAAACTTCAATAGCACCATATAGTATACGAGATAAAGATAATGCTCCTATAGCAACACCAATTGATTGGGATGAATTAGATACTACACTTTCTGCTACAAAATACAATATATCAAATATATTTAGACGTTTAGGACAAAAGGATGACCCTTGGAAAAATATTTATAAAGTAAAAAATAAGATAAAGTAA
- a CDS encoding potassium-transporting ATPase subunit KdpA produces the protein MINIVTQILLYLIVLVMLGKSLDKYMAKVYEGDKVFLSPVLNPIEKLIYKIIGTNNYRLFFL, from the coding sequence ATGATTAATATTGTTACTCAAATTTTACTGTACTTGATTGTCTTAGTTATGCTTGGGAAATCATTAGATAAGTACATGGCAAAGGTTTATGAAGGAGATAAGGTTTTCTTAAGTCCAGTATTAAATCCCATAGAAAAGCTCATATATAAAATAATTGGAACAAATAATTACAGATTATTTTTTTTATGA
- a CDS encoding fructose-1,6-bisphosphatase encodes MKDKDYLKLLAEEYPTISSVSSEIINLNAILNLPKGTEHFLTDIHGEYEAFSYVLRNASGVLKLKIDDLFDDELTNEKKKKLATLLYYPEEKLDLIKKEAVDIDSWYKDTLIRLIKICRVVSSKYTRSRVRKMLPKDFSYIIEELLHEEEERLNKHDYFHNIIHTIIDIDRADEFIIAISNLIQRLAIDRLHIIGDIYDRGPLSHKILDDLILRRSFTDIQWGNHDILWMGAAAGSLACITNVVRIALRYANLATLEEGYGINLLPLATFALDIYKDDECKNFIPKKPIENYYQEKDLELLSKMHKAISIIQFKIEGQIIKNSSNYKMEHRLLLDKIDYNNFSITIEDKNYKLNDKNFPTIDPNNPYILTKQEERILNRIKECFLESDKLQKHIKFLYSNGSMYLKYNSNLLYHSCIPLNDKGKFRKVELGDEKLYGKKLFDKLDFLARMFYFNNDQIDKKLYGEDIMWYLWCNGDSPLFGKDKMTTFERYFIEDKMTHIEKKDPYYKFRDNENVLNNILEEFDLNPYSSHIINGHVPVKASSGESPIKANGKLLVIDGGFSKTYQSKTGLAGYTLIYNSYGIRLASHEPFESKIKAIKEEKDILSTLELLEKMDKRKYIYDTDKGKELEERVEYLKKLLSAYRMGLINENVQ; translated from the coding sequence ATGAAAGATAAGGATTATTTGAAGTTATTAGCTGAAGAATATCCAACTATATCTTCAGTTTCATCTGAAATAATAAATTTGAATGCAATATTAAATCTTCCTAAAGGTACTGAGCATTTCCTAACTGATATCCATGGGGAATATGAAGCTTTTAGTTATGTACTTAGAAATGCATCAGGAGTTTTAAAGCTTAAAATAGATGATCTTTTTGATGACGAATTAACTAACGAAAAAAAGAAAAAATTAGCTACACTTTTATACTATCCAGAAGAAAAATTAGATTTAATAAAAAAAGAAGCAGTTGATATAGATAGTTGGTATAAAGATACATTGATAAGGTTAATAAAAATTTGTAGAGTAGTTTCTTCAAAATATACACGTTCAAGAGTAAGAAAAATGTTACCAAAGGATTTTTCTTATATTATAGAAGAATTATTACATGAAGAAGAAGAAAGATTAAACAAGCATGATTATTTTCATAACATTATCCATACAATAATAGACATAGATAGAGCAGATGAATTTATAATAGCTATTTCAAATTTAATTCAAAGACTTGCAATTGATAGACTTCATATAATTGGAGATATATATGACAGAGGGCCATTATCTCATAAAATATTAGATGATTTAATACTAAGAAGAAGCTTTACAGATATTCAATGGGGTAATCATGATATATTATGGATGGGGGCAGCAGCAGGTTCACTTGCTTGTATTACAAATGTAGTAAGAATAGCTTTAAGATATGCAAATTTAGCTACATTAGAAGAAGGATATGGAATAAACTTATTGCCTCTTGCTACATTTGCACTTGATATATATAAAGATGATGAATGCAAAAACTTTATTCCTAAAAAACCTATAGAAAATTATTATCAAGAAAAAGACTTAGAATTACTTTCAAAAATGCATAAAGCAATTTCTATAATTCAATTTAAAATAGAAGGACAAATTATAAAAAATAGTTCTAATTATAAAATGGAACATAGACTTTTACTTGATAAAATAGATTATAATAATTTTAGTATTACAATAGAAGATAAAAATTATAAATTAAATGATAAAAACTTTCCTACTATAGATCCAAATAATCCATATATATTAACCAAACAAGAAGAGAGGATACTAAATAGAATAAAAGAATGTTTTTTAGAAAGTGATAAACTACAAAAACATATAAAATTCCTCTATTCTAATGGAAGTATGTATTTAAAATATAATTCAAATCTTTTATATCATAGTTGTATACCATTAAATGATAAAGGAAAATTTAGAAAAGTTGAATTAGGGGATGAAAAATTATATGGAAAGAAATTATTTGATAAACTTGATTTTCTAGCGAGAATGTTCTATTTCAATAATGATCAAATAGATAAAAAATTATATGGGGAAGATATAATGTGGTATTTATGGTGTAATGGTGATTCCCCACTTTTCGGTAAGGATAAGATGACTACTTTTGAGAGATATTTTATTGAGGATAAAATGACACATATTGAAAAAAAAGATCCATATTATAAGTTTAGGGATAATGAAAATGTATTAAATAATATATTAGAAGAATTTGATTTAAATCCTTACTCATCCCATATAATAAATGGGCATGTACCTGTAAAGGCTTCAAGTGGAGAAAGTCCAATAAAAGCTAATGGTAAATTACTAGTTATTGATGGTGGTTTTTCAAAAACATATCAATCAAAAACAGGACTTGCAGGGTATACATTAATATATAATTCATATGGAATTAGACTTGCATCTCATGAACCATTTGAGTCTAAGATAAAAGCGATTAAAGAAGAAAAGGATATATTATCAACATTAGAATTACTTGAAAAAATGGATAAGAGAAAATATATATATGATACTGATAAAGGTAAAGAGTTAGAAGAAAGAGTAGAATATCTTAAAAAGTTATTGTCAGCTTACAGAATGGGATTAATAAATGAAAATGTACAATGA